A stretch of Crossiella cryophila DNA encodes these proteins:
- a CDS encoding response regulator, producing the protein MIRVVLADDQTLVRRAFALLLGSAPDLTVVAEAATGAEAVRAAREHRADVVVMDIRMPELDGVEATRRIAADEDLAGVRVLVLTTYDTGDNVVAALRAGASGFLVKDTQPAALLDAIRTIAAGESLLSPGPTATLIARFRETPEPVARQGNLSVLTARETEVLTLVAQGLTNHEIAARLVLSPLTVKTYLSRLLTKLDARDRVQLVILAYQAGLV; encoded by the coding sequence ATGATCCGCGTGGTCCTGGCCGACGACCAGACCCTGGTCCGCCGTGCCTTCGCCCTGCTGCTCGGCTCCGCGCCGGACCTGACCGTGGTCGCCGAGGCGGCCACCGGCGCCGAAGCCGTGCGCGCGGCCCGCGAACACCGGGCCGACGTGGTGGTGATGGACATCCGGATGCCCGAACTCGACGGTGTGGAGGCCACCCGCCGGATCGCCGCGGACGAGGACCTGGCCGGTGTCCGGGTGCTCGTGCTGACCACCTACGACACCGGCGACAACGTGGTCGCCGCGCTGCGTGCCGGGGCCAGCGGGTTCCTGGTCAAGGACACCCAGCCCGCCGCCCTGCTGGACGCGATCCGCACGATCGCCGCCGGCGAGTCGCTGCTGTCCCCCGGCCCCACCGCGACCTTGATCGCCCGCTTCCGCGAAACCCCGGAACCCGTTGCCAGGCAAGGGAATCTCTCGGTGCTCACCGCCCGGGAGACCGAGGTGCTCACCCTGGTCGCCCAGGGCCTGACCAACCACGAGATCGCCGCGCGGCTGGTGCTGAGCCCGCTGACGGTGAAGACCTACCTGAGCCGCCTGCTGACCAAACTCGACGCCAGGGACCGGGTGCAGCTGGTCATCCTGGCCTACCAGGCCGGTCTGGTCTGA
- a CDS encoding FtsX-like permease family protein, with protein MARSPLLRTVIQEIKQRPTRLLLTGLAVVVATMFAAASLMFTDTMRVALTNSASKTPEAAAAVLSPKNEYDPQHPDKPGTDHTAAIKAVPGVAEVAPEGAAYLASPTDSSQPWRVVADTPGALARATLLSGKMPVALNEVGVSEATAKREDLKIGSTVTLAGERGAKAATLTVTGVVKLKGGGDRTLVAPPATVRALEPRSSWYTYELTATPGTSPEQLVAAVKAKFGPAMSTVRTGAEQRKIDTDRLGSAADQALMILSVFTGLSMLAAALVVASTFRIVVAQRRRRTALMRCVGASRRQVLRALLTEAGISGFVAGLLGGGLALALGYGTLAIVNTQVEDPLPPLQVSWLSLALCVLAATVVTVIAAVGPAVQGTKVPPVAALGAARVSEAGTGRSKARIVFMVLFTLAAIGLLFVKLGDTLNLLTVVGSGVFAFGALILGGPLLMPLLARLFGAPIRKIGGVPGRIAVGNALRVPKRTAATTVVLTMGVGLIAAVLVGLSSAQAGAIERLDARYPAKLVVESNDSEGLSAAAIKTLDDLPESGPIGKLSSAQLALSAPGGSVDRIYTVGADVAGFPALTKGRVEGGKLTDLGKGKAGVSLAVADKYGVKVGDKITVTGPGGKLELPVAVVYRDAATLGGVSLFPSDLAQIAPKAEVSQLLIDPVAGSDVDKLRKAVGAVAGSLGGIRVVVPEDMKKELASALNTMTYVALGLVGMTVLVAVVGVAVTLSLSVVERTQESGLLRAMGLSRGGLRAALAWEAVVFGACAAVVGLGLGGLYGGLAVQSLELFGSVTVPWLQLGAVGLGLVALALVAAVGPARRSARVSPLEALVAD; from the coding sequence GTGGCGCGTTCGCCCTTGCTGCGCACCGTGATCCAGGAGATCAAACAGCGGCCAACCCGGCTGCTGCTGACCGGCCTGGCCGTGGTGGTGGCCACCATGTTCGCCGCGGCCTCGCTGATGTTCACCGACACCATGCGGGTCGCGCTGACCAACTCCGCCTCCAAGACGCCGGAGGCGGCCGCGGCGGTGCTCTCGCCGAAGAACGAGTACGACCCGCAGCACCCGGACAAGCCCGGCACCGACCACACCGCCGCCATCAAGGCGGTCCCGGGCGTGGCCGAGGTGGCGCCGGAGGGCGCGGCCTACCTGGCCAGTCCCACCGACAGCAGCCAGCCGTGGCGGGTGGTGGCCGACACCCCCGGCGCGCTGGCGCGGGCCACGCTGCTCAGTGGCAAGATGCCGGTGGCGTTGAACGAGGTCGGGGTCAGCGAGGCCACCGCGAAGCGCGAGGACCTCAAGATCGGTTCGACCGTGACCCTGGCCGGTGAGCGCGGCGCCAAGGCCGCCACGCTGACCGTCACCGGCGTGGTCAAGCTCAAGGGCGGCGGGGACCGCACCCTGGTCGCGCCGCCTGCCACCGTGCGTGCGCTGGAACCGCGATCCTCCTGGTACACCTACGAACTCACCGCCACGCCCGGCACCTCGCCGGAGCAGCTGGTGGCCGCGGTCAAGGCCAAGTTCGGCCCGGCGATGTCCACTGTTCGGACGGGGGCCGAACAGCGCAAGATCGACACCGATCGCCTTGGCAGCGCGGCGGATCAGGCGCTGATGATCCTGAGCGTGTTCACCGGTCTGTCCATGCTGGCCGCGGCGCTGGTGGTGGCCTCGACCTTCCGGATCGTGGTCGCCCAGCGGCGGCGGCGCACCGCGCTGATGCGCTGTGTCGGCGCCTCGCGCAGGCAGGTGCTGCGCGCGCTGCTCACCGAGGCCGGGATCTCCGGGTTCGTCGCCGGTCTGCTCGGCGGCGGACTGGCACTGGCGCTGGGTTACGGGACGCTGGCGATCGTCAACACCCAGGTCGAGGACCCGCTGCCGCCGTTGCAGGTCTCCTGGCTCAGCCTGGCGCTGTGCGTGCTGGCCGCGACCGTGGTCACCGTGATCGCGGCGGTCGGCCCGGCCGTCCAGGGCACCAAGGTGCCGCCGGTGGCCGCACTCGGCGCCGCGCGGGTCAGCGAGGCCGGCACCGGGCGCAGCAAGGCGCGGATCGTGTTCATGGTCCTGTTCACCCTGGCCGCGATCGGTCTGCTGTTCGTCAAGCTGGGCGACACGCTGAACCTGCTCACCGTGGTCGGCTCCGGGGTCTTCGCCTTCGGCGCGCTGATCCTGGGCGGACCGCTGCTGATGCCGTTGCTGGCCAGGCTCTTCGGCGCGCCGATCCGCAAGATCGGCGGGGTGCCTGGGCGGATCGCGGTCGGCAACGCGCTGCGGGTGCCCAAGCGGACCGCGGCCACCACGGTGGTGCTGACCATGGGCGTGGGCCTGATCGCGGCCGTGCTGGTCGGGCTCAGCTCGGCCCAGGCCGGCGCGATCGAACGCCTGGACGCGCGCTACCCGGCCAAGCTGGTGGTGGAGTCCAACGACTCCGAGGGCCTGTCCGCGGCCGCCATCAAGACCCTGGACGACCTGCCGGAGTCCGGCCCGATCGGCAAGCTGAGCAGTGCCCAGCTCGCCCTGTCGGCCCCCGGCGGCAGCGTGGACCGGATCTACACCGTCGGCGCGGACGTCGCCGGGTTCCCCGCCCTGACCAAGGGCCGGGTCGAGGGCGGCAAGCTCACCGACCTGGGCAAGGGCAAGGCCGGGGTGTCCCTGGCGGTGGCCGACAAGTACGGCGTCAAGGTCGGCGACAAGATCACCGTGACCGGTCCTGGCGGCAAGCTGGAGCTGCCGGTGGCGGTGGTCTACCGGGACGCGGCCACCCTCGGCGGGGTCTCGCTGTTCCCGAGCGACCTGGCCCAGATCGCGCCCAAGGCCGAGGTGAGCCAGCTGCTCATCGACCCGGTCGCGGGCAGCGATGTGGACAAGCTGCGCAAGGCCGTCGGCGCGGTCGCCGGATCCCTTGGCGGCATCCGGGTCGTGGTGCCGGAGGACATGAAGAAGGAACTGGCCTCCGCGCTCAACACCATGACCTACGTGGCGCTCGGCCTGGTCGGGATGACCGTGCTGGTCGCGGTGGTCGGCGTGGCGGTGACACTGTCGCTGTCGGTGGTGGAGCGGACCCAGGAGTCCGGTCTGCTGCGGGCCATGGGCCTGAGCCGCGGCGGGTTGCGGGCGGCACTGGCCTGGGAGGCCGTGGTGTTCGGGGCGTGCGCGGCGGTGGTCGGGCTCGGGCTGGGCGGCCTGTACGGCGGATTGGCGGTGCAGAGCCTGGAGTTGTTCGGCTCGGTCACCGTGCCCTGGCTGCAACTGGGCGCCGTCGGCCTCGGCCTGGTGGCCCTCGCCCTGGTCGCCGCGGTCGGACCGGCCCGGCGCTCGGCCAGGGTCAGCCCGCTGGAAGCGCTGGTCGCGGACTGA